From Triticum urartu cultivar G1812 chromosome 2, Tu2.1, whole genome shotgun sequence, a single genomic window includes:
- the LOC125536809 gene encoding protein LTO1 homolog, whose product MDFLEPTLTLDETHYQEGYANGYEDGLVSGKDEGRQVGLKNGFQAGEELGFYQGCLDVWMSVIRLDQDAFSARVRKYMEQLAALVSNYPLSDPEDEQLQSMMREIRLKFSVITGSLGAKLGYEGRPTSSEQDIEDM is encoded by the coding sequence ATGGATTTTCTTGAACCAACATTAACCTTAGATGAGACACATTATCAAGAGGGTTATGCAAATGGGTATGAAGATGGCCTGGTATCTGGAAAGGATGAGGGGAGGCAGGTTGGCTTAAAGAATGGTTTCCAGGCAGGCGAAGAACTGGGATTCTATCAGGGCTGCTTGGATGTGTGGATGTCAGTAATTCGCCTTGATCAAGATGCATTCTCAGCTCGGGTGAGGAAATACATGGAGCAACTAGCTGCACTTGTGAGCAACTATCCTTTGTCTGATCCAGAGGATGAGCAGCTTCAAAGCATGATGAGGGAGATAAGACTGAAATTCAGCGTTATCACGGGAAGCTTAGGAGCAAAATTGGGGTATGAAGGTCGCCCCACATCATCTGAGCAAGACATCGAGGATATGTAG
- the LOC125536808 gene encoding tyrosyl-DNA phosphodiesterase 1 isoform X1 — protein MSSSSRVRVGTLVPFVEGKSGSPNASSLPMPSIPIFKGSNVVGRSNLVAVDKRVSRKHLSLRALPDGSLEVVVEGTNPIVVQSEGQRRKVCAQQRAKIMHDDVVELIPGEYFMKYVNMSDERKSSTSVESHDLKKGKRHSEEDSVAAKRNRQVMEDEALARTLQESFAEESTSVTEVLSSLDSAGSSERNKERTHSVGPLKDTLPLTFRLMRVQGLPSWTNTSTVTIQDVIQGEVLLAVLSNYMVDMDWLLTACPSLRKVPHVLVLHGEDGASLERLKKTKPANWILHKPPLPISFGTHHSKAMLLVYPQGIRVVVHTANLIHVDWNNKSQGLWTQDFPWKEANDMSTNIGFENDLVDYLRALKWPEFRVNLPVAGDVNINAAFFRKFDYSSSTVRLIGSVPGYHVGPNMKKWGHMKLRSVLEECVFEKQFCKSPLIYQFSSLGSLDEKWMTEFACSLSAGKADDGSQLGIGKPLIVWPTVEDVRCSIEGYAAGSCIPSPQKNVEKDFLRKYWSRWKADHVGRCRAMPHIKTFTRYNGQNIAWFLLTSSNLSKAAWGALQKNNTQLMIRSYELGVLFLPKTLQSVPQFSCTDKSRSNLDKLALGKNIKTKLVTLCWKGDEGKDPSAEAVRLPVPYQLPPQLYGPEDVPWSWDRRYTKKDVYGSVWPRHG, from the exons ATGTCGTCTTCCTCCCGA GTAAGGGTTGGGACTTTGGTTCCCTTCGTTGAAGGCAAATCTGGGTCACCGAATGCGTCGTCGCTGCCAATGCCAAGCATTCCCATCTTCAAGGGCTCCAATGTCGTTGGGAGGAGTAATTTGGTGGCTGTTGACAAGAGAGTCAGCCGCAAGCATTTGAGCCTGCGCGCCTTGCCTGATGGCTCCCTCGAAGTCGTCGTG GAGGGGACAAATCCCATTGTTGTCCAATCAGAGGGTCAGAGAAGAAAAGTTTGTGCTCAGCAGAGAGCCAAGATTATGCACGATGATGTCGTGGAGCTGATTCCCGGTGAATATTTTATGAAGTATGTCAATATGAGCGATGAGCGTAAAAGTTCCACATCAGTCGAGTCACATGACTTAAAGAAAGGGAAGAGGCATAGCGAGGAAGATAGTGTAGCTGCGAAGAGAAATCGACAAGTTATGGAAGATGAGGCTTTGGCAAGAACATTGCAG GAAAGCTTTGCAGAAGAGAGTACATCTGTTACTGAAGTATTAAGTTCACTTGATAGTGCTGGTTCTTCCGAGAGAAACAAAGAGAGAACACATTCTGTCGGTCCTTTGAAAGATACACTTCCGTTGACTTTTCGACTCATGCGTGTCCAAGGTCTTCCGTCATGGACTAACACTTCAACAGTTACCATTCAGGATGTCATACAG GGTGAAGTGCTTCTTGCTGTACTCTCAAATTATATGGTGGACATGGATTGGTTGCTTACTG CATGTCCAAGTCTAAGGAAAGTTCCACATGTCCTAGTTCTGCATGGAGAAGATGGTGCTTCATTGGAGCGCTTGAAG AAAACGAAGCCTGCAAATTGGATCCTTCACAAGCCCCCGCTCCCAATATCATTTGGAACACATCATTCGAAGGCCATGCTGCTTGTATATCCTCAAGGGATTCGTGTTGTTGTTCACACTGCAAATTTGATACATGTTGACTGGAACAACAAAAGTCAGGGACTATGGACACAAGATTTTCCCTGGAAGGAAGCAAATGATATGAGTACAAATATTGGTTTTGAGAATGACCTGGTTGATTATCTCAGGGCACTTAAG TGGCCCGAGTTCAGGGTAAATCTCCCAGTTGCTGGTGATGTCAACATCAATGCAGCCTTCTTTCGGAAATTTGATTATAGTAGCTCAACG GTCAGGTTGATCGGATCTGTTCCTGGTTATCATGTCGGCCCCAATATGAAAAAGTGGGGCCATATGAAGCTCAGGAGTGTTCTTGAAGAGTGCGTATTTGAAAAGCAGTTTTGCAAGTCACCACTTATTTATCAG TTTTCGTCCTTGGGGTCACTTGATGAGAAATGGATGACTGAGTTTGCATGTTCGTTATCAGCTGGTAAAGCAGATGATGGATCACAGTTGGGTATCGGGAAACCACTGATTGTATGGCCAACAGTGGAGGATGTTAGGTGCTCAATAGAG GGCTATGCAGCTGGCAGTTGCAttccaagtcctcaaaagaatgTTGAGAAAGATTTCTTGCGAAAATATTGGTCCAGGTGGAAAGCAGACCACGTAGGCCGTTG CCGTGCTATGCCGCACATAAAAACTTTTACTCGCTACAATGGTCAAAATATTGC ATGGTTTCTGCTTACCTCATCAAATTTAAGCAAAGCTGCTTGGGGAGCACTGCAGAAGAACAATACACAGCTGATGATACGATCATATGAG TTAGGTGTATTGTTCTTGCCCAAAACTCTCCAGTCTGTTCCACAATTTTCATGCACAGACAAGAGCCGCTCAAACCTG GATAAACTTGCCCTTGGTAAGAACATCAAGACCAAGCTGGTGACACTTTGCTGGAAAGGCGATGAAGGGAAGGATCCATCTGCAGAAGCTGTGAGATTGCCAGTGCCGTATCAACTCCCTCCACAACTCTACGGCCCGGAAG ATGTCCCATGGTCTTGGGATCGGAGGTACACGAAGAAGGATGTGTATGGCTCAGTCTGGCCACGCCATGGCTAG
- the LOC125536808 gene encoding tyrosyl-DNA phosphodiesterase 1 isoform X2 produces the protein MSSSSRVRVGTLVPFVEGKSGSPNASSLPMPSIPIFKGSNVVGRSNLVAVDKRVSRKHLSLRALPDGSLEVVVEGTNPIVVQSEGQRRKVCAQQRAKIMHDDVVELIPGEYFMKYVNMSDERKSSTSVESHDLKKGKRHSEEDSVAAKRNRQVMEDEALARTLQESFAEESTSVTEVLSSLDSAGSSERNKERTHSVGPLKDTLPLTFRLMRVQGLPSWTNTSTVTIQDVIQGEVLLAVLSNYMVDMDWLLTACPSLRKVPHVLVLHGEDGASLERLKKTKPANWILHKPPLPISFGTHHSKAMLLVYPQGIRVVVHTANLIHVDWNNKSQGLWTQDFPWKEANDMSTNIGFENDLVDYLRALKWPEFRVNLPVAGDVNINAAFFRKFDYSSSTVRLIGSVPGYHVGPNMKKWGHMKLRSVLEECVFEKQFCKSPLIYQFSSLGSLDEKWMTEFACSLSAGKADDGSQLGIGKPLIVWPTVEDVRCSIEGYAAGSCIPSPQKNVEKDFLRKYWSRWKADHVGRCRAMPHIKTFTRYNGQNIA, from the exons ATGTCGTCTTCCTCCCGA GTAAGGGTTGGGACTTTGGTTCCCTTCGTTGAAGGCAAATCTGGGTCACCGAATGCGTCGTCGCTGCCAATGCCAAGCATTCCCATCTTCAAGGGCTCCAATGTCGTTGGGAGGAGTAATTTGGTGGCTGTTGACAAGAGAGTCAGCCGCAAGCATTTGAGCCTGCGCGCCTTGCCTGATGGCTCCCTCGAAGTCGTCGTG GAGGGGACAAATCCCATTGTTGTCCAATCAGAGGGTCAGAGAAGAAAAGTTTGTGCTCAGCAGAGAGCCAAGATTATGCACGATGATGTCGTGGAGCTGATTCCCGGTGAATATTTTATGAAGTATGTCAATATGAGCGATGAGCGTAAAAGTTCCACATCAGTCGAGTCACATGACTTAAAGAAAGGGAAGAGGCATAGCGAGGAAGATAGTGTAGCTGCGAAGAGAAATCGACAAGTTATGGAAGATGAGGCTTTGGCAAGAACATTGCAG GAAAGCTTTGCAGAAGAGAGTACATCTGTTACTGAAGTATTAAGTTCACTTGATAGTGCTGGTTCTTCCGAGAGAAACAAAGAGAGAACACATTCTGTCGGTCCTTTGAAAGATACACTTCCGTTGACTTTTCGACTCATGCGTGTCCAAGGTCTTCCGTCATGGACTAACACTTCAACAGTTACCATTCAGGATGTCATACAG GGTGAAGTGCTTCTTGCTGTACTCTCAAATTATATGGTGGACATGGATTGGTTGCTTACTG CATGTCCAAGTCTAAGGAAAGTTCCACATGTCCTAGTTCTGCATGGAGAAGATGGTGCTTCATTGGAGCGCTTGAAG AAAACGAAGCCTGCAAATTGGATCCTTCACAAGCCCCCGCTCCCAATATCATTTGGAACACATCATTCGAAGGCCATGCTGCTTGTATATCCTCAAGGGATTCGTGTTGTTGTTCACACTGCAAATTTGATACATGTTGACTGGAACAACAAAAGTCAGGGACTATGGACACAAGATTTTCCCTGGAAGGAAGCAAATGATATGAGTACAAATATTGGTTTTGAGAATGACCTGGTTGATTATCTCAGGGCACTTAAG TGGCCCGAGTTCAGGGTAAATCTCCCAGTTGCTGGTGATGTCAACATCAATGCAGCCTTCTTTCGGAAATTTGATTATAGTAGCTCAACG GTCAGGTTGATCGGATCTGTTCCTGGTTATCATGTCGGCCCCAATATGAAAAAGTGGGGCCATATGAAGCTCAGGAGTGTTCTTGAAGAGTGCGTATTTGAAAAGCAGTTTTGCAAGTCACCACTTATTTATCAG TTTTCGTCCTTGGGGTCACTTGATGAGAAATGGATGACTGAGTTTGCATGTTCGTTATCAGCTGGTAAAGCAGATGATGGATCACAGTTGGGTATCGGGAAACCACTGATTGTATGGCCAACAGTGGAGGATGTTAGGTGCTCAATAGAG GGCTATGCAGCTGGCAGTTGCAttccaagtcctcaaaagaatgTTGAGAAAGATTTCTTGCGAAAATATTGGTCCAGGTGGAAAGCAGACCACGTAGGCCGTTG CCGTGCTATGCCGCACATAAAAACTTTTACTCGCTACAATGGTCAAAATATTGC TTAG